A stretch of the Halomonas sp. CH40 genome encodes the following:
- a CDS encoding DUF6164 family protein, with protein MAHLLFRLRHVTDEEAMEVRQLLEEHGFDTYETQAGFFRLGVDAIWLRDSRQKEAAEAALKDYQAGRLEKARREHAEALARGEVSSFWQRLLQHPFQFTLVILGVALIVLLTLLPFIGLAR; from the coding sequence ACTGATGAAGAAGCCATGGAAGTTCGCCAGCTGCTCGAAGAACACGGCTTTGATACCTACGAGACCCAGGCGGGTTTTTTCCGCCTGGGGGTAGACGCCATCTGGCTGCGCGATAGCCGCCAGAAAGAAGCCGCAGAAGCCGCGCTCAAGGACTACCAGGCAGGCCGCCTTGAAAAGGCCCGCCGCGAACACGCAGAGGCGTTGGCCAGAGGTGAGGTCTCCAGCTTCTGGCAACGCCTGCTGCAACATCCCTTTCAGTTCACCCTGGTGATCCTGGGGGTGGCACTGATCGTGCTGCTGACATTGCTGCCCTTTATTGGTCTGGCGCGTTAA